A region of Panicum virgatum strain AP13 chromosome 8N, P.virgatum_v5, whole genome shotgun sequence DNA encodes the following proteins:
- the LOC120685723 gene encoding rho GTPase-activating protein 4-like — MTEVALLRGPTNLASPASRASASSSLRYLANADSDVLPGSGSPEQPAGSTGSRGLQVQERRGQQAGGSDEEEEEERWSFLALLFELLRKSLLGCRTEGAGGGDGERGGCGIGMEIGLPTDVQHVAHVTFDRFHGFLGLPVEFEPEVPRRAPSASASVFGVSTESMQCSYDSRGNSVPTILLMMQRRLYEQGGLQAEGIFRINAENSQEELVRDQLNSGIVPDGIDVHCLAGLIKAWFREMPNGVLDSIPPEQVMQCQSEEDCARVAKCLPSAEAALLDWAVNLMADVVQEEQINKMNTRNIAMVFAPNMTQMADPLTALMYAVQVMNFLKMLIQKTLKDREESNLEDVLLPQKDPSDENGHQKPSVTLDSLLEEGSRRPSFVNEEPLLNSPAHSSEDKPDETNAAEEVTAAFTAQTSEVLASREGSTSCSQPALATPAATADASGTTATNSLQGKGSRSPNRRRTRKVKGQSGTRATPAAEKSRGVSIVSRINSKVERIEAWR, encoded by the exons ATGACGGAGGTGGCGCTCCTCCGGGGCCCGACCAACCTCGCTTCCCCCGCaagccgcgcctccgcctcctcctcgctgcGCTATTTAGCCAATGCCGACAGCGACGTGCTCCCAGGAAGCGGTAGTCCGGAGCAGCCTGCAGGATCTACAGGAAGCCGAGGACTCCAAGTCCAAGAACGGCGGGGGCAACAGGCAGGAGGGtcagacgaggaggaggaagaggagcggTGGTCGTTCTTGGCGCTGCTGTTTGAGCTGCTGCGAAAGTCGCTGCTCGGGTGCAGGacggagggcgccggcggcggcgacggcgaacgcGGCGGCTGTGGGATTGGGATGGAGATTGGGTTGCCCACGGACGTGCAGCACGTGGCGCACGTCACGTTCGATAGGTTCCATGGATTCCTGGGGCTCCCTGTCGAGTTCGAGCCCGAGGTGCCCCGCCGCGCTCCGAGTGCCAG TGCAAGTGTCTTCGGAGTTTCAACAGAATCAATGCAGTGTTCCTATGATTCGAGAGGAAACAGTGTCCCAACGATCCTCTTGATGATGCAAAGACGCCTTTATGAACAGGGTGGTCTTCAG GCAGAAGGCATCTTCCGTATTAACGCGGAGAATAGCCAGGAGGAGTTGGTGAGAGACCAGTTAAATAGTGGAATTGTTCCGGATGGCATTGATGTCCACTGTTTGGCAGGTCTCATAAAA GCCTGGTTTAGGGAGATGCCGAATGGGGTGCTGGATTCTATCCCACCTGAACAGGTGATGCAATGTCAATCTGAAGAGGACTGCGCTCGGGTTGCAAAATGCCTTCCATCAGCTGAAGCAGCTTTGCTTGACTGGGCTGTTAATCTGATGGCCGATGTAGTCCAAGAAGAACAGATAAACAAAATGAACACTCGGAATATTGCTATGGTTTTTGCACCAAATATGACTCAG ATGGCGGATCCTTTGACAGCACTGATGTATGCAGTGCAAGTGATGAATTTTCTCAAAATGCTAATACAGAAGACTCTCAAGGATAGAGAAGAATCCAATCTGGAGGATGTTTTGCTGCCCCAGAAGGATCCATCTGATGAGAATGGGCATCAGAAACCCAGCGTGACACTTGATTCTCTCCTTGAGGAAGGATCCAGGCGTCCCTCTTTCGTCAATGAGGAGCCCCTTCTGAACAGTCCCGCACACAGCTCAGAGGACAAGCCCGATGAAACTAATGCTGCTGAAGAAGTCACTGCTGCTTTCACTGCCCAGACAAGTGAAGTCCTGGCAAGTAGGGAGGGCTCCACTAGTTGCTCACAACCTGCACTTGCTACTCCGGCTGCTACTGCTGATGCTTCTGGCACAACAGCTACAAATTCTCTTCAAGGCAAGGGGAGCCGAAGCCCGAATCGTAGGAGGACCAGAAAAGTTAAGGGTCAGTCTGGAACACGTGCCACACCTGCAGCTGAGAAATCAAGAGGTGTGAGCATCGTGAGCCGTATAAACTCCAAGGTTGAACGGATTGAAGCATGGAGATGA